The following are encoded in a window of Peromyscus maniculatus bairdii isolate BWxNUB_F1_BW_parent chromosome X, HU_Pman_BW_mat_3.1, whole genome shotgun sequence genomic DNA:
- the Zmym3 gene encoding zinc finger MYM-type protein 3 isoform X6, with the protein MDPSDFPSPFDPLTLPEKPLAGDLPVDMEFGEDLLESQTAPTRGWAPPGDGLTGKESEKPPERKRSERVRRAEPPKPEVVDSTESIPVSDEDSDAMVDDPNDEDFVPFRPRRSPRMSLRSSMAQRAGRSSMGTKMSCAHCRTPLQKGQTAYQRKGLPQLFCSSSCLTTFSKKPLGRKTCTFCKKEIWNTKDSVVVQTGSGGSFHEFCTSVCLSLYEAQQQRPIPQSGDPADATRCSICQKTGEVLHEVSNGSVVHRLCSDSCFSKFRANKGLKTNCCDQCGAYIYARPGSLGPELLFHDGQQKRFCNTACLGAYKKKNTRVYPCVWCKTLCKNFEMLSHVDRNGKTSLFCSLCCTTSYKVKQAGLTGPPRPCSFCRRSLSDPCYYNKVDRTVYQFCSPSCWTKFQRTSPEGGIHLSCHYCHSLFSGKPEVLEWQDQVFQFCCRDCCEDFKRLRGVVSQCEHCRQEKLLHEKLRFSGVEKSFCSEGCVLLYKQDFTKKLGLCCITCTYCSQTCQRGVTEQLDGSTWDFCSEDCKTKYLLWYCKAARCHACKRQGKLLETIHWRGQIRHFCNQQCLLRFYSQQNQPNLDTQSGPESLLNSQSSESKPQTASQTKVENSSTVKTPEENGNLGKIPVKTRPTPIVPTPQSLPPPATPRKNKAAMCKPLMQNRGVSCKVEMKSKGSQTEEWKPQVIVLPIPVPIFVPVPMHLYCQKVPVPFSMPIPVPVPMFLPTTLESTDKIVETIEELKVKIPSNPLEADILAMAEMIAEAEELDKASSDLCDLVSNQSAEGLLEDCDLFGTARDDVLAMAVKMANVLDEPGQDLEADFPKNPLDINPSVDFLFDCGLVGPEDVSTEQDLPRAMRKGQKRLVLSESCSRDSLSSQPSCTALNYSYGVNAWKCWVQSKYANGETSKGDELRFGPKPMRIKEDILACSAAELNYGLAQFVREITRPNGERYEPDSIYYLCLGIQQYLLENNRMVNIFTDLYYLTFVQELNKSLSTWQPTLLPNNTVFSRVEEEHLWECKQLGVYSPFVLLNTLMFFNTKFFGLQTAEEHMQLSFTNVVRQSRKCTTPRGTTKVVSIRYYAPVRQRKGRDTGPGKRKREDETILEQRENRMNPLRCPVKFYEFYLSKCPESLRTRNDVFYLQPERSCIAESPLWYSVIPMDRSMLESMLNRILAVREIYEELGRSGEEDLD; encoded by the exons ATGGACCCCAGTGATTTCCCCAGTCCATTTGACCCATTGACCCTGCCAGAGAAGCCCCTGGCTGGAGACCTTCCCGTAGACATGGAATTTGGAGAGGATCTGCTGGAATCTCAGACTGCTCCAACTCGAGGATGGGCCCCCCCAG GAGATGGCCTGACTGGAAAGGAGAGTGAGAAGCCGCCTGAGAGG AAGAGAAGCGAGCGCGTTAGAAGGGCGGAACCTCCCAAGCCTGAGGTTGTGGATTCCACTGAGAGCA TTCCAGTGTCAGATGAGGATTCTGATGCCATGGTAGATGACCCCAATGATGAGGACTTTGTGCCATTCCGGCCCCGGCGCTCTCCTCGCATGTCCCTGCGCTCAAGTATGGCACAGAGGGCTGGGCGCTCTTCAATGGGCACCAAGATGTCTTGTGCCCATTGCCGGACACCACTGCAGAAGGGGCAGACGGCCTATCAGCGCAAGGGGCTGCCTCAGCTCTTCTGTTCTTCATCTTGTCTCACTACTTTCTCCAAGAAGCCCTTGGGCAGAAAGACCTGTACCTTCTGCAAGAA GGAGATCTGGAACACCAAGGACTCAGTTGTGGTACAGACTGGTTCAGGAGGCTCCTTCCATGAGTTCtgcacatctgtctgtctctctctgtatgagGCCCAGCAGCAGCGTCCAATCCCCCAGTCTGGGGATCCTGCCGATGCCACTCGCTGCAGCATATGCCAGAAGACTGGAGAG GTCCTACATGAGGTCAGCAACGGCAGCGTGGTACACCGACTCTGCAGTGATTCTTGCTTCTCCAAATTCCGAGCCAACAAGGGACTGAAAACCAACTGTTGTGACCAGTGTGGGGCTTACATCTACGCCAGGCCCGGGAGCCTTGGCCCCGAgctcctcttccatgatggtcAACAAAAGCGGTTTTGCAACACAGCGTGCTTGGGGGCATACAAGAAG AAAAACACACGTGTGTACCCATGTGTCTGGTGCAAGACCCTGTGTAAGAACTTTGAGATGCTATCACATGTGGATCGTAATGGCAAGACCAGCTTGTTCTGTTCCCTGTGCTGTACCACTTCTTACAAAGTGAAGCAGGCAGGGCTCACTG GCCCTCCCCGACCCTGCAGCTTCTGCCGCCGCAGCCTCTCTGACCCTTGTTACTACAACAAAGTTGATCGCACAGTCTACCAGTTCTGCAGCCCCAGCTGCTGGACCAAGTTCCAG cGTACTAGCCCTGAGGGGGGCATTCACCTGAGCTGTCACTACTGCCATAGCCTCTTCAGTGGCAAGCCTGAGGTCTTGGAGTGGCAG GACCAGGTCTTCCAGTTCTGCTGCCGTGATTGCTGCGAGGACTTCAAGAGGCTTCGGGGTGTGGTATCCCAGTGTGAGCACTGCCGGCAGGAGAAACTCCTGCATGAGAAACTCCGGTTCAGTGGGGTGGAGAAAAGCTTCTGCAGCGAAG GCTGTGTGCTGCTGTACAAACAAGATTTCACTAAGAAGCTGGGCTTATGCTGCATCACTTGTACTTACTGCTCCCAAACCTGCCAGCGTGGAGTCACTGAGCAACTGGATGGCAGCACCTGGGACTTTTGCAGTGAGGACTGTAAGACCAAGTACCTGTTATGGTACTGCAAG GCTGCCCGGTGCCATGCCTGTAAGCGCCAGGGGAAGCTGCTGGAAACCATCCACTGGCGTGGGCAAATCCGTCATTTCTGCAACCAACAGTGTCTGCTGCGCTTCTACAGCCAGCAGAACCAACCCAACTTGGATACCCAGAGCGGGCCAGAAAGCCTCCTGAACA GTCAGTCTTCTGAGTCAAAGCCCCAGACAGCCTCTCAAACCAAAGTGGAAAACAGCAGCACAGTGAAGACCCCAGAGGAAAACGGGAATTTGGGCAAG ATCCCTGTGAAGACTCGACCAACTCCAATTGTGCCCACTCCTCAATCCCTACCACCCCCTGCAACACCCCGAAAAAACAAAGCTGCCATGTGTAAGCCACTGATGCAGAACCGGGGAGTCTCCTGCAAGGTGGAAATGAAGTCCAAAGGAAGTCAAACAG AAGAGTGGAAGCCACAGGTGATTGTGCTGCCCATCCCAGTGCCCATATTTGTGCCAGTGCCTATGCATCTATACTGCCAGAAAGTCCCGGTGCCTTTCTCCATGCCTATCCCG GTGCCTGTGCCCATGTTCTTGCCCACTACCTTGGAGAGCACAGACAAGATTGTGGAGACCATTGAGGAGCTGAAGGTGAAGATCCCTTCCAACCCCTTGGAGGCGGACATCCTGGCCATGGCGGAAATGATCGCAGAGGCTGAAGAGTTAGACAAGGCCTCTTCTGATCTGTGTG ATCTTGTGAGCAACCAGAGTGCAGAGGGACTTCTGGAAGACTGTGACCTGTTTGGGACAGCTCGAGATGATGTCCTGGCTATGGCTGTTAAGATGGCTAATGTCTTAGATGAGCCTGGGCAAGACTTGGAGGCAGATTTCCCCAAGA ATCCTCTGGACATTAACCCAAGTGTAGACTTCCTCTTTGATTGTGGCCTTGTGGGGCCTGAGGATGTGTCTACTGAACAGGACCTTCCTCGAGCCATGAGGAAG GGTCAAAAGAGGCTGGTGCTTTCTGAAAGCTGTTCCCGGGACTCTCTGAGCAGCCAGCCTAGTTGTACTGCTCTCAACTATTCATACGGTGTGAACGCTTGGAAGTGCTGGGTACAGTCGAAATATGCCAATGGAGAAACCAGCAAGGGTGATGAGCTACGCTTTGGCC CCAAACCCATGCGTATCAAAGAGGATATTCTCGCCTGTTCAGCTGCTGAGCTCAACTATGGTCTGGCCCAGTTTGTGAGAGAAATTACTCGACCTAATGGTGAACGATATGAACCCGACAGTATCTACTACCTGTGTCTTGGCATCCAGCAG tATTTGCTGGAAAATAACCGAATGGTGAACATTTTCACGGACCTTTACTACTTGACTTTCGTTCAAGAACTCAACAAGTCTCTGAGTACCTGGCAGCCCACACTTCTCCCCAACA ATACTGTATTCTCCCGTGTGGAGGAAGAACACCTCTGGGAGTGCAAGCAGCTGGGGGTCTATTCTCCCTTTGTCCTTCTCAACACCCTCATGTTCTTCAACACTAAGTTTTTTGGACTGCAGACAGCCGAGGAACACATGCAACTCTCTTTCACTAATGTGGTACGGCAGTCTCGCAAGTGTACCACTCCTCGGGGCACCACAAAGGTGGTGAGCATCCGCTACTATGCCCCAGTCCGACAGAGGAAAGGGCGAG ACACAGGTCCTGGGAAACGGAAGAGGGAGGATGAAACTATCTTAGAGCAGCGTGAGAATCGCATGAATCCCCTCCGCTGCCCCGTCAAGTTCTATGAGTTCTATCTCTCTAAATG TCCTGAAAGCCTCAGGACTCGAAATGATGTGTTCTACCTGCAACCTGAGCGCTCCTGCATTGCGGAGTCACCCCTCTGGTATTCTGTGATTCCCATGGACCGAAGCATGTTGGAGAGCATGCTTAATCGCATTCTGGCTGTGCGTGAGATTTATGAGGAACTTGGTCGTTCTGGGGAGGAAGACCTAGACTGA
- the Zmym3 gene encoding zinc finger MYM-type protein 3 isoform X5 translates to MDPSDFPSPFDPLTLPEKPLAGDLPVDMEFGEDLLESQTAPTRGWAPPGDGLTGKESEKPPERVQKRSERVRRAEPPKPEVVDSTESIPVSDEDSDAMVDDPNDEDFVPFRPRRSPRMSLRSSMAQRAGRSSMGTKMSCAHCRTPLQKGQTAYQRKGLPQLFCSSSCLTTFSKKPLGRKTCTFCKKEIWNTKDSVVVQTGSGGSFHEFCTSVCLSLYEAQQQRPIPQSGDPADATRCSICQKTGEVLHEVSNGSVVHRLCSDSCFSKFRANKGLKTNCCDQCGAYIYARPGSLGPELLFHDGQQKRFCNTACLGAYKKKNTRVYPCVWCKTLCKNFEMLSHVDRNGKTSLFCSLCCTTSYKVKQAGLTGPPRPCSFCRRSLSDPCYYNKVDRTVYQFCSPSCWTKFQRTSPEGGIHLSCHYCHSLFSGKPEVLEWQDQVFQFCCRDCCEDFKRLRGVVSQCEHCRQEKLLHEKLRFSGVEKSFCSEGCVLLYKQDFTKKLGLCCITCTYCSQTCQRGVTEQLDGSTWDFCSEDCKTKYLLWYCKAARCHACKRQGKLLETIHWRGQIRHFCNQQCLLRFYSQQNQPNLDTQSGPESLLNSQSSESKPQTASQTKVENSSTVKTPEENGNLGKIPVKTRPTPIVPTPQSLPPPATPRKNKAAMCKPLMQNRGVSCKVEMKSKGSQTEEWKPQVIVLPIPVPIFVPVPMHLYCQKVPVPFSMPIPVPVPMFLPTTLESTDKIVETIEELKVKIPSNPLEADILAMAEMIAEAEELDKASSDLCDLVSNQSAEGLLEDCDLFGTARDDVLAMAVKMANVLDEPGQDLEADFPKNPLDINPSVDFLFDCGLVGPEDVSTEQDLPRAMRKGQKRLVLSESCSRDSLSSQPSCTALNYSYGVNAWKCWVQSKYANGETSKGDELRFGPKPMRIKEDILACSAAELNYGLAQFVREITRPNGERYEPDSIYYLCLGIQQYLLENNRMVNIFTDLYYLTFVQELNKSLSTWQPTLLPNNTVFSRVEEEHLWECKQLGVYSPFVLLNTLMFFNTKFFGLQTAEEHMQLSFTNVVRQSRKCTTPRGTTKVVSIRYYAPVRQRKGRDTGPGKRKREDETILEQRENRMNPLRCPVKFYEFYLSKCPESLRTRNDVFYLQPERSCIAESPLWYSVIPMDRSMLESMLNRILAVREIYEELGRSGEEDLD, encoded by the exons ATGGACCCCAGTGATTTCCCCAGTCCATTTGACCCATTGACCCTGCCAGAGAAGCCCCTGGCTGGAGACCTTCCCGTAGACATGGAATTTGGAGAGGATCTGCTGGAATCTCAGACTGCTCCAACTCGAGGATGGGCCCCCCCAG GAGATGGCCTGACTGGAAAGGAGAGTGAGAAGCCGCCTGAGAGG GTACAGAAGAGAAGCGAGCGCGTTAGAAGGGCGGAACCTCCCAAGCCTGAGGTTGTGGATTCCACTGAGAGCA TTCCAGTGTCAGATGAGGATTCTGATGCCATGGTAGATGACCCCAATGATGAGGACTTTGTGCCATTCCGGCCCCGGCGCTCTCCTCGCATGTCCCTGCGCTCAAGTATGGCACAGAGGGCTGGGCGCTCTTCAATGGGCACCAAGATGTCTTGTGCCCATTGCCGGACACCACTGCAGAAGGGGCAGACGGCCTATCAGCGCAAGGGGCTGCCTCAGCTCTTCTGTTCTTCATCTTGTCTCACTACTTTCTCCAAGAAGCCCTTGGGCAGAAAGACCTGTACCTTCTGCAAGAA GGAGATCTGGAACACCAAGGACTCAGTTGTGGTACAGACTGGTTCAGGAGGCTCCTTCCATGAGTTCtgcacatctgtctgtctctctctgtatgagGCCCAGCAGCAGCGTCCAATCCCCCAGTCTGGGGATCCTGCCGATGCCACTCGCTGCAGCATATGCCAGAAGACTGGAGAG GTCCTACATGAGGTCAGCAACGGCAGCGTGGTACACCGACTCTGCAGTGATTCTTGCTTCTCCAAATTCCGAGCCAACAAGGGACTGAAAACCAACTGTTGTGACCAGTGTGGGGCTTACATCTACGCCAGGCCCGGGAGCCTTGGCCCCGAgctcctcttccatgatggtcAACAAAAGCGGTTTTGCAACACAGCGTGCTTGGGGGCATACAAGAAG AAAAACACACGTGTGTACCCATGTGTCTGGTGCAAGACCCTGTGTAAGAACTTTGAGATGCTATCACATGTGGATCGTAATGGCAAGACCAGCTTGTTCTGTTCCCTGTGCTGTACCACTTCTTACAAAGTGAAGCAGGCAGGGCTCACTG GCCCTCCCCGACCCTGCAGCTTCTGCCGCCGCAGCCTCTCTGACCCTTGTTACTACAACAAAGTTGATCGCACAGTCTACCAGTTCTGCAGCCCCAGCTGCTGGACCAAGTTCCAG cGTACTAGCCCTGAGGGGGGCATTCACCTGAGCTGTCACTACTGCCATAGCCTCTTCAGTGGCAAGCCTGAGGTCTTGGAGTGGCAG GACCAGGTCTTCCAGTTCTGCTGCCGTGATTGCTGCGAGGACTTCAAGAGGCTTCGGGGTGTGGTATCCCAGTGTGAGCACTGCCGGCAGGAGAAACTCCTGCATGAGAAACTCCGGTTCAGTGGGGTGGAGAAAAGCTTCTGCAGCGAAG GCTGTGTGCTGCTGTACAAACAAGATTTCACTAAGAAGCTGGGCTTATGCTGCATCACTTGTACTTACTGCTCCCAAACCTGCCAGCGTGGAGTCACTGAGCAACTGGATGGCAGCACCTGGGACTTTTGCAGTGAGGACTGTAAGACCAAGTACCTGTTATGGTACTGCAAG GCTGCCCGGTGCCATGCCTGTAAGCGCCAGGGGAAGCTGCTGGAAACCATCCACTGGCGTGGGCAAATCCGTCATTTCTGCAACCAACAGTGTCTGCTGCGCTTCTACAGCCAGCAGAACCAACCCAACTTGGATACCCAGAGCGGGCCAGAAAGCCTCCTGAACA GTCAGTCTTCTGAGTCAAAGCCCCAGACAGCCTCTCAAACCAAAGTGGAAAACAGCAGCACAGTGAAGACCCCAGAGGAAAACGGGAATTTGGGCAAG ATCCCTGTGAAGACTCGACCAACTCCAATTGTGCCCACTCCTCAATCCCTACCACCCCCTGCAACACCCCGAAAAAACAAAGCTGCCATGTGTAAGCCACTGATGCAGAACCGGGGAGTCTCCTGCAAGGTGGAAATGAAGTCCAAAGGAAGTCAAACAG AAGAGTGGAAGCCACAGGTGATTGTGCTGCCCATCCCAGTGCCCATATTTGTGCCAGTGCCTATGCATCTATACTGCCAGAAAGTCCCGGTGCCTTTCTCCATGCCTATCCCG GTGCCTGTGCCCATGTTCTTGCCCACTACCTTGGAGAGCACAGACAAGATTGTGGAGACCATTGAGGAGCTGAAGGTGAAGATCCCTTCCAACCCCTTGGAGGCGGACATCCTGGCCATGGCGGAAATGATCGCAGAGGCTGAAGAGTTAGACAAGGCCTCTTCTGATCTGTGTG ATCTTGTGAGCAACCAGAGTGCAGAGGGACTTCTGGAAGACTGTGACCTGTTTGGGACAGCTCGAGATGATGTCCTGGCTATGGCTGTTAAGATGGCTAATGTCTTAGATGAGCCTGGGCAAGACTTGGAGGCAGATTTCCCCAAGA ATCCTCTGGACATTAACCCAAGTGTAGACTTCCTCTTTGATTGTGGCCTTGTGGGGCCTGAGGATGTGTCTACTGAACAGGACCTTCCTCGAGCCATGAGGAAG GGTCAAAAGAGGCTGGTGCTTTCTGAAAGCTGTTCCCGGGACTCTCTGAGCAGCCAGCCTAGTTGTACTGCTCTCAACTATTCATACGGTGTGAACGCTTGGAAGTGCTGGGTACAGTCGAAATATGCCAATGGAGAAACCAGCAAGGGTGATGAGCTACGCTTTGGCC CCAAACCCATGCGTATCAAAGAGGATATTCTCGCCTGTTCAGCTGCTGAGCTCAACTATGGTCTGGCCCAGTTTGTGAGAGAAATTACTCGACCTAATGGTGAACGATATGAACCCGACAGTATCTACTACCTGTGTCTTGGCATCCAGCAG tATTTGCTGGAAAATAACCGAATGGTGAACATTTTCACGGACCTTTACTACTTGACTTTCGTTCAAGAACTCAACAAGTCTCTGAGTACCTGGCAGCCCACACTTCTCCCCAACA ATACTGTATTCTCCCGTGTGGAGGAAGAACACCTCTGGGAGTGCAAGCAGCTGGGGGTCTATTCTCCCTTTGTCCTTCTCAACACCCTCATGTTCTTCAACACTAAGTTTTTTGGACTGCAGACAGCCGAGGAACACATGCAACTCTCTTTCACTAATGTGGTACGGCAGTCTCGCAAGTGTACCACTCCTCGGGGCACCACAAAGGTGGTGAGCATCCGCTACTATGCCCCAGTCCGACAGAGGAAAGGGCGAG ACACAGGTCCTGGGAAACGGAAGAGGGAGGATGAAACTATCTTAGAGCAGCGTGAGAATCGCATGAATCCCCTCCGCTGCCCCGTCAAGTTCTATGAGTTCTATCTCTCTAAATG TCCTGAAAGCCTCAGGACTCGAAATGATGTGTTCTACCTGCAACCTGAGCGCTCCTGCATTGCGGAGTCACCCCTCTGGTATTCTGTGATTCCCATGGACCGAAGCATGTTGGAGAGCATGCTTAATCGCATTCTGGCTGTGCGTGAGATTTATGAGGAACTTGGTCGTTCTGGGGAGGAAGACCTAGACTGA
- the Zmym3 gene encoding zinc finger MYM-type protein 3 isoform X3, producing the protein MQPGAVTSTISMVTREPDRPNITKVPIAERFNRLVGRPCWSQYVGGLHIRPTLYPIGSLSGDGLTGKESEKPPERVQKRSERVRRAEPPKPEVVDSTESIPVSDEDSDAMVDDPNDEDFVPFRPRRSPRMSLRSSMAQRAGRSSMGTKMSCAHCRTPLQKGQTAYQRKGLPQLFCSSSCLTTFSKKPLGRKTCTFCKKEIWNTKDSVVVQTGSGGSFHEFCTSVCLSLYEAQQQRPIPQSGDPADATRCSICQKTGEVLHEVSNGSVVHRLCSDSCFSKFRANKGLKTNCCDQCGAYIYARPGSLGPELLFHDGQQKRFCNTACLGAYKKKNTRVYPCVWCKTLCKNFEMLSHVDRNGKTSLFCSLCCTTSYKVKQAGLTGPPRPCSFCRRSLSDPCYYNKVDRTVYQFCSPSCWTKFQRTSPEGGIHLSCHYCHSLFSGKPEVLEWQDQVFQFCCRDCCEDFKRLRGVVSQCEHCRQEKLLHEKLRFSGVEKSFCSEGCVLLYKQDFTKKLGLCCITCTYCSQTCQRGVTEQLDGSTWDFCSEDCKTKYLLWYCKAARCHACKRQGKLLETIHWRGQIRHFCNQQCLLRFYSQQNQPNLDTQSGPESLLNSQSSESKPQTASQTKVENSSTVKTPEENGNLGKIPVKTRPTPIVPTPQSLPPPATPRKNKAAMCKPLMQNRGVSCKVEMKSKGSQTEEWKPQVIVLPIPVPIFVPVPMHLYCQKVPVPFSMPIPVPVPMFLPTTLESTDKIVETIEELKVKIPSNPLEADILAMAEMIAEAEELDKASSDLCDLVSNQSAEGLLEDCDLFGTARDDVLAMAVKMANVLDEPGQDLEADFPKNPLDINPSVDFLFDCGLVGPEDVSTEQDLPRAMRKGQKRLVLSESCSRDSLSSQPSCTALNYSYGVNAWKCWVQSKYANGETSKGDELRFGPKPMRIKEDILACSAAELNYGLAQFVREITRPNGERYEPDSIYYLCLGIQQYLLENNRMVNIFTDLYYLTFVQELNKSLSTWQPTLLPNNTVFSRVEEEHLWECKQLGVYSPFVLLNTLMFFNTKFFGLQTAEEHMQLSFTNVVRQSRKCTTPRGTTKVVSIRYYAPVRQRKGRDTGPGKRKREDETILEQRENRMNPLRCPVKFYEFYLSKCPESLRTRNDVFYLQPERSCIAESPLWYSVIPMDRSMLESMLNRILAVREIYEELGRSGEEDLD; encoded by the exons GAGATGGCCTGACTGGAAAGGAGAGTGAGAAGCCGCCTGAGAGG GTACAGAAGAGAAGCGAGCGCGTTAGAAGGGCGGAACCTCCCAAGCCTGAGGTTGTGGATTCCACTGAGAGCA TTCCAGTGTCAGATGAGGATTCTGATGCCATGGTAGATGACCCCAATGATGAGGACTTTGTGCCATTCCGGCCCCGGCGCTCTCCTCGCATGTCCCTGCGCTCAAGTATGGCACAGAGGGCTGGGCGCTCTTCAATGGGCACCAAGATGTCTTGTGCCCATTGCCGGACACCACTGCAGAAGGGGCAGACGGCCTATCAGCGCAAGGGGCTGCCTCAGCTCTTCTGTTCTTCATCTTGTCTCACTACTTTCTCCAAGAAGCCCTTGGGCAGAAAGACCTGTACCTTCTGCAAGAA GGAGATCTGGAACACCAAGGACTCAGTTGTGGTACAGACTGGTTCAGGAGGCTCCTTCCATGAGTTCtgcacatctgtctgtctctctctgtatgagGCCCAGCAGCAGCGTCCAATCCCCCAGTCTGGGGATCCTGCCGATGCCACTCGCTGCAGCATATGCCAGAAGACTGGAGAG GTCCTACATGAGGTCAGCAACGGCAGCGTGGTACACCGACTCTGCAGTGATTCTTGCTTCTCCAAATTCCGAGCCAACAAGGGACTGAAAACCAACTGTTGTGACCAGTGTGGGGCTTACATCTACGCCAGGCCCGGGAGCCTTGGCCCCGAgctcctcttccatgatggtcAACAAAAGCGGTTTTGCAACACAGCGTGCTTGGGGGCATACAAGAAG AAAAACACACGTGTGTACCCATGTGTCTGGTGCAAGACCCTGTGTAAGAACTTTGAGATGCTATCACATGTGGATCGTAATGGCAAGACCAGCTTGTTCTGTTCCCTGTGCTGTACCACTTCTTACAAAGTGAAGCAGGCAGGGCTCACTG GCCCTCCCCGACCCTGCAGCTTCTGCCGCCGCAGCCTCTCTGACCCTTGTTACTACAACAAAGTTGATCGCACAGTCTACCAGTTCTGCAGCCCCAGCTGCTGGACCAAGTTCCAG cGTACTAGCCCTGAGGGGGGCATTCACCTGAGCTGTCACTACTGCCATAGCCTCTTCAGTGGCAAGCCTGAGGTCTTGGAGTGGCAG GACCAGGTCTTCCAGTTCTGCTGCCGTGATTGCTGCGAGGACTTCAAGAGGCTTCGGGGTGTGGTATCCCAGTGTGAGCACTGCCGGCAGGAGAAACTCCTGCATGAGAAACTCCGGTTCAGTGGGGTGGAGAAAAGCTTCTGCAGCGAAG GCTGTGTGCTGCTGTACAAACAAGATTTCACTAAGAAGCTGGGCTTATGCTGCATCACTTGTACTTACTGCTCCCAAACCTGCCAGCGTGGAGTCACTGAGCAACTGGATGGCAGCACCTGGGACTTTTGCAGTGAGGACTGTAAGACCAAGTACCTGTTATGGTACTGCAAG GCTGCCCGGTGCCATGCCTGTAAGCGCCAGGGGAAGCTGCTGGAAACCATCCACTGGCGTGGGCAAATCCGTCATTTCTGCAACCAACAGTGTCTGCTGCGCTTCTACAGCCAGCAGAACCAACCCAACTTGGATACCCAGAGCGGGCCAGAAAGCCTCCTGAACA GTCAGTCTTCTGAGTCAAAGCCCCAGACAGCCTCTCAAACCAAAGTGGAAAACAGCAGCACAGTGAAGACCCCAGAGGAAAACGGGAATTTGGGCAAG ATCCCTGTGAAGACTCGACCAACTCCAATTGTGCCCACTCCTCAATCCCTACCACCCCCTGCAACACCCCGAAAAAACAAAGCTGCCATGTGTAAGCCACTGATGCAGAACCGGGGAGTCTCCTGCAAGGTGGAAATGAAGTCCAAAGGAAGTCAAACAG AAGAGTGGAAGCCACAGGTGATTGTGCTGCCCATCCCAGTGCCCATATTTGTGCCAGTGCCTATGCATCTATACTGCCAGAAAGTCCCGGTGCCTTTCTCCATGCCTATCCCG GTGCCTGTGCCCATGTTCTTGCCCACTACCTTGGAGAGCACAGACAAGATTGTGGAGACCATTGAGGAGCTGAAGGTGAAGATCCCTTCCAACCCCTTGGAGGCGGACATCCTGGCCATGGCGGAAATGATCGCAGAGGCTGAAGAGTTAGACAAGGCCTCTTCTGATCTGTGTG ATCTTGTGAGCAACCAGAGTGCAGAGGGACTTCTGGAAGACTGTGACCTGTTTGGGACAGCTCGAGATGATGTCCTGGCTATGGCTGTTAAGATGGCTAATGTCTTAGATGAGCCTGGGCAAGACTTGGAGGCAGATTTCCCCAAGA ATCCTCTGGACATTAACCCAAGTGTAGACTTCCTCTTTGATTGTGGCCTTGTGGGGCCTGAGGATGTGTCTACTGAACAGGACCTTCCTCGAGCCATGAGGAAG GGTCAAAAGAGGCTGGTGCTTTCTGAAAGCTGTTCCCGGGACTCTCTGAGCAGCCAGCCTAGTTGTACTGCTCTCAACTATTCATACGGTGTGAACGCTTGGAAGTGCTGGGTACAGTCGAAATATGCCAATGGAGAAACCAGCAAGGGTGATGAGCTACGCTTTGGCC CCAAACCCATGCGTATCAAAGAGGATATTCTCGCCTGTTCAGCTGCTGAGCTCAACTATGGTCTGGCCCAGTTTGTGAGAGAAATTACTCGACCTAATGGTGAACGATATGAACCCGACAGTATCTACTACCTGTGTCTTGGCATCCAGCAG tATTTGCTGGAAAATAACCGAATGGTGAACATTTTCACGGACCTTTACTACTTGACTTTCGTTCAAGAACTCAACAAGTCTCTGAGTACCTGGCAGCCCACACTTCTCCCCAACA ATACTGTATTCTCCCGTGTGGAGGAAGAACACCTCTGGGAGTGCAAGCAGCTGGGGGTCTATTCTCCCTTTGTCCTTCTCAACACCCTCATGTTCTTCAACACTAAGTTTTTTGGACTGCAGACAGCCGAGGAACACATGCAACTCTCTTTCACTAATGTGGTACGGCAGTCTCGCAAGTGTACCACTCCTCGGGGCACCACAAAGGTGGTGAGCATCCGCTACTATGCCCCAGTCCGACAGAGGAAAGGGCGAG ACACAGGTCCTGGGAAACGGAAGAGGGAGGATGAAACTATCTTAGAGCAGCGTGAGAATCGCATGAATCCCCTCCGCTGCCCCGTCAAGTTCTATGAGTTCTATCTCTCTAAATG TCCTGAAAGCCTCAGGACTCGAAATGATGTGTTCTACCTGCAACCTGAGCGCTCCTGCATTGCGGAGTCACCCCTCTGGTATTCTGTGATTCCCATGGACCGAAGCATGTTGGAGAGCATGCTTAATCGCATTCTGGCTGTGCGTGAGATTTATGAGGAACTTGGTCGTTCTGGGGAGGAAGACCTAGACTGA